A stretch of DNA from Shewanella sediminis HAW-EB3:
GGTTTGAACCCTGGCGCGCCCCTCAACATCTGATATTGCCTGACGGAAAGGCATGTTGTTTGTACCTGAGATGGCCTGAATCTTAATAATGGCATCATCAATCTCGCTGCCAACACGAGCGGCTAATGTGGCATCGGCCGCTTTAACGAAATCGACAATCCCTTGCTTATCGCTCGCGCCCGTTAACTCTCCCTGATAGACATTACGAACACCGACGATGTTATCGCTAAAGTCTGTTAGCGAGTTCCAGGAGTATTGAGATTCCACCTTTGATGTGTCCGCAGTCTCTAACGATACGCCGAATGGATCGGCAATTTTACCGTTGCCCACCTCATCGACGATGCCTATCATGCCGTTCACCAGCTCCTGGATCACACCTACCTGAGAGCTATAGAAGGTGTTGCCGTCACTACCCGGGCTCTTAACCAGCTCGCCATAAGCCTTGCCACTTTGTCCGTCATGACTTACCTGCCATGCATCATCGAGCACCTTAGTGTAATCACGGAACACTTCCGCTAAGCCCATCAGGTACTCATTTTCGGCAGTCGTCAGGTCGGCAATCGCTTTCTCATTGTCTGCAATCCCATCACCAAACAATAGGTACTCCATGGTGTGGAATCCCTGAACATCGTCGTTCCACCCCTTGATGGTCTCGGCATCGAAACCTGAGTTGTTAGCCAGAACGGTGGTCAAATCTGTGGTATTCAATGGCCAGCTATCTAAGTGTGGATCGATACCTAAAGAGTCAACCGGACCGAAGATATGCGACTCACCTTGCTCCCAAGGCTGAC
This window harbors:
- a CDS encoding imelysin family protein, which encodes MKSLKYSAIAIALALISTLAACGGSGSDDTTPPVDESKFEFAATEMITNLTDDVIVSGYATLAMKGESLLLATQTLVNTPTQANLLAAQEAWKAARQPWEQGESHIFGPVDSLGIDPHLDSWPLNTTDLTTVLANNSGFDAETIKGWNDDVQGFHTMEYLLFGDGIADNEKAIADLTTAENEYLMGLAEVFRDYTKVLDDAWQVSHDGQSGKAYGELVKSPGSDGNTFYSSQVGVIQELVNGMIGIVDEVGNGKIADPFGVSLETADTSKVESQYSWNSLTDFSDNIVGVRNVYQGELTGASDKQGIVDFVKAADATLAARVGSEIDDAIIKIQAISGTNNMPFRQAISDVEGRARVQTAIDALSKLQTSLESDILPLLNDWKV